Within Mytilus trossulus isolate FHL-02 unplaced genomic scaffold, PNRI_Mtr1.1.1.hap1 h1tg000070l__unscaffolded, whole genome shotgun sequence, the genomic segment AATTCAATAAACAGAGAATTAAATCTGTTCCTAGACgataatgttaaattttaaatctaatatgaGCCTCAACGTTATaagtataacaaaattataatacatgttaaaataaatctacaacatgaattaatgtttttttagattttatataaacatataatggGGAACCTCGTTTGATAAACTTGTTATCATCACTGCCATAGATGAaccataaacatatttttatcttttaataagtGGACTCCTATATTCTTATTAACTTtaggttttatccattttttaaattttaaatctaaatagtGTTTTAATCTTGTGACAGTATGCTATGTACAGTGTAAATAcaagtttttttaccttttatccttattattttgttttactaaaacTAAGTACATATTAAAGCCTaacaattgtatttattatttattttataaataactacgcattttaaaaaaataacctaaaacTAGGATACATTTTAATGCGGTGACCCTGCAAATAGGGTGGACTTccgaagaagaagaagataagATAACTTCACATGGTGAAAGTAAGATTTTTGCAGTATTTTGGCTGAAAAGGTGCAATTTGGTTAATGAGTATTATTTTGGTACTGTGATGTTATATAACCATAATTGTGTAATAGGTTGAAATGTGAACCTGATAGTGATATAGTGCTTGTTCATTATTGTTACagtgaaaatgttttgatcTGACAGTTTTAAACTGATGCATTCAATATGCGGGCAACCGCTGCAGCTTGAATTTAGGATGTAGCCCACACACTTTCAAGAAGCATGCCCTATATACCTATCAAAGTCATGGTATTACAATAATAACTCCATCTTCCCATAAAATCCAATTTTGGACAATATAGGaacatacaatatatatgaaGTAGTCAGTTCTAAATGTACTATTCAGACTCAAGTCTCCTTTTATGATTGAAGTTGAACTTAGAGAGAATAAAATGAAACAGTTTCCATTTCCTGGGactgtataacatgtataaggtgTAACATAATCAATGAAAAGATTTGTTGATTGTTTGCCAAAGGAAgtacagaattaaaaaaatgtgaattatttgaatatttttttatgctttaaacttttgttaagtttttaaTTAGTCTGTGGGCTACCATAAGACCCAGAAAGGTAGGGGTCCCtcttttcttcagaaaaaattGTCAGCTGACCCTCCTTATAAGAAATGCTGGATTCGTCATTGACTATACATGATGTTGAATAACCACATTCAGTGTTCATTGATGTGGGGAATAATGCGGCAGATGAACATAAGTAGTCATGGTCAAGCAGTGCACCGGAGTAACCCCGCATGCCGCAtggccatttaaaaaaaaatcgaaatgtATTGCCTGCAAAGGTTTTTTCTGTGTTCCTATGGCTAGACGGAACTTTTACGTTAAATATGTTATCGTTAACTTTgattttgtgacttttaaaTGAAGTACCTGTAATTATTTAGGTAATTTGTTTTGAACTCACTGATAATGGAATGTTGAAGAAGACGAAACATGGCGTCAGATGTTGTTGTCCTAACTTCGGTAATTTCCGTGGTTCAATAAAATCTAAATAAGATACACAAGTAGCCAACATttctgaattcttgtttttgcaaacaaataaaagttcaTGTCGTATTTAACATCGAATTTGTTCCGTTCTGCCTGTTTTTACAAGATCGCGATTGAACGAGAATTTTGGCAgccattaataaaaaataatcgtacgagatttaacgagagtgacgaaacttttcagatgggtcgtctagcaagagttatcgttctttgtccCAAAACGATGCTTCTACCATAAGTGCCAGCATAGCTGGCATATTAACTACTCTCTCTGATTTGCAGCATATTGACATTATCAGATACAGTAACtgtaaatgcaaaaaatattctgtgTTTTGGTGGATGTTCGAGAGAAAAAGAGGCCAGCTTCATTATGGCAATATCAGACAAAAACGCCTACAGATGCATTCATTAAATTAAGAAAGCAATTTAAATGCAATACTCATTCTATCGCAATATTCACACGGATTTAAACCTCGAAATATTTTCCGAATTCACAGTTCttgcaataaataaatcattgaGCTACATTCAATCACTATAGAACTTTTTTAATATCAGATGTATAAAATATCGATTACTAAAATGGTAAAATACATATGATGCTATTAATCATGAACAAGTCATTAAGTGAGCTTACAAGATTTATCACAATAAATACTGATATGTAAAAGCATTTCTTCATGAATATTTCATTCGATTGTTTAAATGTATCCATTTTACAATATCCAAATAAGATTGTAGTGATAACTGTATATTATAATCAAAACATCTGAATTTTATTCTAGATCAAATTCAAAGGACAAATGAAATTGCATCTTTTCATTCACTGATAGAATtgcttaaatatatatttttacgctctattatcacatattttgtttcattacgGAACTGTTtcattctttaaaatgtttatgttttttgtatAACCATTTTGAACttatatgttgtcaattttggAACAAACGCGGTTTTTCAGAGTGATGGATTGGGTAAAAACAACAGAATCAGTAAACACAACCTGACAAATTACTATAAGttacaaacaatacaaataagCCTTATTAAAGAACCCCTCTTCACACATGCAGTCATAAAACGACAATGTTCCTGGATTGTTATGACTATTTAGCATTTGGCGATAACTTGATATTGATATGGTGCGTCCCAAACCTCCTTTTTTCTCTTGTTGtggttgaaataaaaatacaatattaatacaGTGCTATCTTGCAGTTACCACGAAAGTATATTTATCATGGTTATCTCAAATCTGTATACATATTTGTAAccaactgtttatttttttgttatataactCTTCACGTAAATAATTACTCATTCGTGTGTTTGCTTTACACGTTCAGGTCGATGATCAATATTAAAAGTGCCTTAAACTAAACCAATTAACAAAGTATCTCATAAATTTACTGTGTCTCTCATTCAAGGCGAAAACACAATCAAACGTGAAAATTTGTTAACATATTATAATCATTTAGATACCAAGCTAAACATGGTGTACATCATTCGTTCTAAAAGACTCAACAATAACaattagaaattaataaaaagacaAAGTTTCTACAGTTGCATGCTACATTTGTGTATCTTTAAAATTCTGATAATAATgctaaaaaaaaggaatatcacaaaaatactttattggaaagaaaattaaaaaataatcattgaatggcaacatcaaaagctgaaacacatcaaactaatgaTTAACACCTAGCATGTTCctcacttgggacaggcatttTTTTATGGAGAAACTGATTGCTTGAAATTGTTGTTATAGCTAACTATAGATGTATATTGAAATAATCTTCAAATCGATAGTGGCCTTCGTGAGTCTCTTGTGAGTCTACACTAAAAACCAAACCTGTACTTGACGTAATACATACGATAGTTCTGATAACTTTGATTGTATTTGATTGAAATGTTCTCAAGTTTGCAATGTTTTAAACACATTGGCAATATATTTACCAGTAATATTTCGCATTTGAAGAGCCATCTacaaacatgatatatttaCCATAAATTATTGTCCACATTACATATTAGTTTAGTCTTCTAAATATAATAATGATTTCTACCCACACACAGACATTTGACAGGGaaagtattattattttgtccatattattattcaacatgATCTGtaaatgattttacaaaaaaagactTACTATGTATTTTTGAATAATAGTGATGGAACAAATATATCACCTAAAATTGTTTCTAGCTTATTTGTTAAAtgcaaaaccaaaaaaaaaacatattgttgTCGCATTCAGTGTTACCTTACCATTACTATCGATTACTAGCGATAAATAGGAAATCAGattcctttaatttttttagatattaaatacctaatttttaaaattaaaaaatcgaTTGTAGGGTCTGATCAATGTGAGCATACacatcctttaaaaaaaacaaaaaaacaaaaaaacataataatctATTTCTGCGCCTTTCTGGTgaatagaattttaaaactaatgccttttgttagctattattcatgtttttctctgtcttatatgttcaatttttcatttgtgCTGTAGTCCTGTAGTATTATGTTGTCATGTTAATGGTATATTTAACATTGGAATTACAGTTCGCGATTTGGCATGACACAAAACCAGGTTGAAACCAccattatttctttaaaattgtccTGTTCCAAATCAGTAATATGACCATTGTTACAGTATGTAtcgtttatatatgttttacattttaacgttgtgtttccatTGTGTCGTTTATTTTCTCATATACTTGattgtgaattcacattactataagacgtgtcacggtactttccTAATCCATATTCCTGTATtgggttttgatgttatatttggtATTCTCATCAGATTtggtctaatgcttagtccgtttctgtgtttAAAAGTAAAGCACacaaatactaaactccgaggtaattcaaaaaggaaaatcaaaaatcaaaaggcaaaatcaaaagtccaaacacatcaaacgaatggataacaactgtcgtattcctgtgttacaaattaatgttgtgtcgttgatCTCCTCTTATATGTAATgagtttccctcagttttagtgttacgccgattttgtttttttgtctctAGATTCACGAGTGTTGAACAACGGAATACTACTGTTTATTCtgcattatattatatattgctGAAGACCTTCCTTAACAATTTGCTTAaagtgaaaaattcaaaagataccaaaaatagaaattaaaagatTTCAAGTTTGACTGACACAattaacagaaacaaaaaatcGACAAAAAGACACCAATATAATAATTAATCCCGATCAAGGGCGTTCTTTATTTCAAACCTTAAATGTATGAAGTTGATCAAAATTTTCAGAATATCAAGATTTAGTGGAATTACATGTATTCTGTCATTCTATATTTTACGAACTTGTAATGTGGTCATGTTCGACGAATTCAGACATTTTTTAATTCTAGATCACTGTTTATATCTATATCATGTATTGTACAAGCTTTTTGTGATTATACAAATAAGTGTTCAATATCGCTCTTGATTTTTCTCGGCTTAAAGATTACACAGTATAAGGAAATATGAAGTAAATAGCATGTACTATATTTTCAGGTTGAGTGTGATGCCTCATTTACACCATAAGTTTGTCTTATaaattgtacaatgtatattatttaaCTTTACAACGGATATCGCCATGTGTAGCAGAATCTGGTTACTATTCTGGGGCGCCTGAACTAATACTGAGTTTGTGCTGgggaaatttatattttgtacagacTTGAGGTATTATATGTGATGGTATGTATGCTGTAGATTGtctgttttgtctttttcaatgtTTAGCCACATTGTTAGTCTATATCCCGATTCATGAGTGTGATTGTCCTTTTGGTATATTGCAACTCTGTTTTGTATTGTTCGAACGCTGAAGCTACAgcttcatatttttctttgataGAATCTTTGAGCATACGTTATGAAAATTGTACAACAAATGTACAGGAAAAGAAAACTCATaagatttatatttgtttacgtaaatgttcatttcaaaacacaattgaaaatattttaaaactttttcgtTGTTTGCCTTTTATGGATAATCaacattttatcataaataacaataaataccACCGCTCGAAActaataaattaacaaatatgataCTTTCTATGCATGGTTCGTCAATTTTACATGATCGAaccattttaatataaacaaatttagaTAATTTGAAACTTCGCCTAATGGtgatattgtatttattgtatgtCAACTATTATTCATCACAAATATTAATCTTGATAGTCGTAAAGCCTAGACTCAAAACACAAACCAGTCGTTTATtcattaattattaattttatatatggAATGCCTCGCTAAACgtttcaaaaaacacaattcaaAAATCTCTTTTGTTTCGAAAAATACTGTAAACAAATCTACACTAGGGAGATTTATACTACAATTTAAAAATGCTGATCAGAAAAACGATAAAAGCTCACAATTCAATAATTAGTTTGATGGTATATACCATAACAACGCTCATGATTTACATATCGTTAATGCAGGACAACATTATCTTACATTTGACTGCGTAGTATTGGAAAAGTTTGCTTTCAAGTACGAAGACAAATGGTATTTCTTTGAACAATTCAATTATTATTCAACTTTGACAGTTGTGTTAACATAAATGATTTTTACCAAAATCTATGTTAACCCAACAGTTAATACTTTTATAACAATTAGTAATCCTGAAATGAAAATCAATGTATGTAGGAGTAAAATGATCAAGTCGCATAGTTTAAACCGTGTATAGGAAATCAAAATCAGTTTACAATTTAATGGATGGGTAATGAGACAGATTAGCGGGTTATTTGATATTACTTGTAAACCAGCGGTAATAGTTAGTAATGTggaattaaatttgtaaatacatgGTCATTGCAAAACAATTTGCGTGTATTTAGGAGATGACTCTTTACAATTGATATAAAACCAAACCAATCATGTTAATTGGTAAACAGTATGTCGTAATTTAAATTAGAATCCAGGAATCAACGCtactaaattcatttattttattacaagaTTCACATTAGGGGTATCTGATTTATgaagttattttttatgaacatgatttataagaaaatacaaACGCTTTTAGTTGTCTTTCaatacaataaacaattgtgaaattggttatatcatcatatttgttatgatgGTTTGTAGAAACATTATCAAGGAATTTGGATACATGCACACGCAACCAgtaatgtattatttttctaaaaaaaatatacttcaatAGTTAATGATCTCGTACATGATgaacacattattttttattgacatgCACTGAACATTATTATTGTTTGCAAAGTCAGAACAAGAACTTGAAAAAAGTCAAAACACAAAAGAGTCAACCGGGATAGACTATGGATTTGATCCCTATAATAGCAggaagaatatattttcatcaaCACATAAGTTACAATCTGAAAACTCCACTACACCACTCTAAAAAAGTAACCAGAACATTGTATTGTGAAGATCATAATTTTAGTTTAATACGAGGTGGCTcctattttaaagtaaatgtcagaatcaaacgacaaaacacattaaaaacgaatggaccattattgtcatattcctgaattggtacagacattttcgaatgtagaaaatggtggattaaaggTGGTTTTAAAAGGTGTATTACCAATATTACTGATAAATCAGGTTAACCCTGAATGACTAAACATCAAAGaccttttacttttaataagaATTGTTGATACATGTATGCCATACTGAATAGgattaataaacatatattaaagAGGAAATACCTTTCAAGTCGTTCCTATCAAAATTATCTGCGGTATTCAATGACAAAAGAccagttttatcattttattgaaAGGCATACATTCCcgcatttgataaatatatatttcttactGGTTTCAGTCGTGAATTGTTTTCCTGTTCTATGATTAATATTCCtgttttctttgtccaaaaaaatataactcGTGTGTCCTGTAAGAGTAAATAGATTCaccgtttttgtttttatattaaagtgtCCTCTTCATTCACAGTAGTTGTTGTAGTTTCATTGGTAATCAAGGCTTTATTTGATAATCTATTCATTTCCACCGATTGCTTTCGTTTCTCCCTAATTAGTCTATATATATTATGGAGTTCTTGCCGAAACGAACGTGAGAATAacacacatacaaaaaatacattaacTAAGTTTATGCGTTGCATATGATCAAATATCACCAATGTATTGTACATGTCAGCCGTCATTTGTAATCCTGACGATATCATCACAATATTGTGCAGTGTAACTGGTAAAACTAAAGCAAAATACAGCATTGATATTGCTACGACAGCATTGGTATATTCTGTCGAACCGTTATCCTGTGTAGATGTTGATGACGAACTATGTTGAAAGCACAAACCGCATGTTAGTAGCGTGTTTAGAATTAGTAAGATGATGAGAGGCAAGTATACATATGCTGCTGCTGACAGAATATTCCAAATTTTAAGATGGACGATTTGAAGGTTGTTTTCTGGTGTAAACATGTCACATATACCAGTCTTGTGATTTATGTCATAAACCCACATAGCGTGTACACTTGTCACAACTAAACCGATTAAAATAATACCCACTGCAACTTTCGCCATGAAGACAGTACACATTGTTAAAGCACTTGACGGATGACACACCGCTATGTATCTGTCTATTGTCATTCCAACTACAAACCAAACTGAGCTATACTGAACCATTTTGTGTATAAAAGCTAGTATTGAGCAAACAGAGCTATTTAAGTTTGACAATTCAGGGAAAGCACTAACAGTTGTTAAAAGATGCATGccatacagaaaaaataaagttgtgaGGTTTCCGATGCAATAAGCACTTACGTATATACTAACTGATATTCTTGTTTGCTTTCCCCTGCAAAATATAACCAATGTACTTACATTAGAAAATGTTCCAACTAACAGGAACAGTGGTAGGATATACTTTTCCTGAGCCTCACTGCCCTGTGGTCTAGAATTTTGAATATAATCAGAGAAAATATAACTGCTGTTAAATGTTTCATTTCCGGAACTATTTGCCATTGTTTTCTGCGTGAAGGTTTATCCAGCACAAGTTGTCGGGTCGTTTTGTCACACTGAAATAATTTACGGAAAGTTATATTTTCAGCTCgacttgtttttttgtttgtattgttataaCCATAAACTAATTTCTGCAATATCGTCAACTTAATTCTCCAGATATAaccatcaaaattgaatatataaatatatcaattaaatgtgcaataaaaacaaaactgcgTAATCCACACAGAAAAGATCCCtattttgttgttaaattttGCATTTCCAATTAAAACTGAAAGCAAACTCCTTACCTCTGTGAAAATATGACAATATGTTTACTCTCtatttattacaattatttgTATTCCAATATGTGAATATCTCAATGGTTATATTCAGCTGTTACTTTTCTTATTTGCTAAACACAAGTCTAACGCACACATTAAATATCTCGAATATGCGAAAAATGTGGACGTAAAAACAGTTTCACGAAGTTCGTCTTTTCTGACGTTTTAGACCATATTTGCCTACTTCAGTATCTTGTTTCATTTATATAGTAATTTTAGGCtcatataataatgttttgacattaaataaatttaatgtcCGATCAGTGAACGTTTTGTTATCTTAATGGTATCGTCCTTATATCATTATccgcttttcaatttatttacgTATATCTCTTCCTCAATTAATCCTCGGATCCAACACTATCGAGAGACATTCTAAACAATGATATCTTCTGCAGATCCTAGCTAGTATTGTTTAATACTCTATCTATAGACAAAACTTTACAGCTGTTATCCACTAGCAGCACATGTCATTGGATTTCTCAAATCTGTGTTTGACAAGGAAGGATTGATTAGTTATCATATTTCCTCTGATACTTTTAGTGATTATAGTTTTCAGTCGATTCCAGATTAAagtacaatataaaatattgcaaattaGGAATTGGATATTTGTCATGCGcttattattacaaaaaagttGATCTATGTTTTAGCTATATTTCCATTTAATTAGTATGCACCTGATGTAAACCTTATCGC encodes:
- the LOC134699466 gene encoding somatostatin receptor type 5-like, which produces MANSSGNETFNSSYIFSDYIQNSRPQGSEAQEKYILPLFLLVGTFSNVSTLVIFCRGKQTRISVSIYVSAYCIGNLTTLFFLYGMHLLTTVSAFPELSNLNSSVCSILAFIHKMVQYSSVWFVVGMTIDRYIAVCHPSSALTMCTVFMAKVAVGIILIGLVVTSVHAMWVYDINHKTGICDMFTPENNLQIVHLKIWNILSAAAYVYLPLIILLILNTLLTCGLCFQHSSSSTSTQDNGSTEYTNAVVAISMLYFALVLPVTLHNIVMISSGLQMTADMYNTLVIFDHMQRINLVNVFFVCVLFSRSFRQELHNIYRLIREKRKQSVEMNRLSNKALITNETTTTTVNEEDTLI